The genomic segment CCAAGAGTTATCCTTGACACCTCCGTCTCCCTCAGTCCCCACATTCAATCCAATATCAGGTTATGTCTCTTCTATATCTGTAGTGGTGACATATGGAGTTCATCACCTCAACATTTtcaccttccttttctcttgaaaACTGTCCCTTACTCTCACTCAGAagtactttctcttttcctttttctttttccttttttcctttctttcctcttactCCCTTCATTTGCTCCTATTTTTCCCTCAGGTGCAGAGATTTGAGGCAGTCCTGCTGTTCAGTTCACATTATCATCAACAAGgcctttctcattttatctttttttccttcattccaaTTCCCAGtcatgttcctttcttcttccttcagtAGCCACTCTAATGTGTTTGATATATGTCCTTGGATATACATGTATCTTTGAATAATATATagtattgttttatatatgtatgtgttttaaatgtacatatttgATATTGTGTTATAGAAATCATTGTTTCATGTTTCTGTAAATACTTCTATTGCATAGTATTGTCTTAAATGACCTCACACCCTTGGCCACTGGTCCTGGGCCTAGATGGGCCAATCAGAGTCCCTACCCAGAATTTTTGTTAactgaaactaagaaaaaaagaaaatccctctCCAGTTTGGAAGCcgtaaaatgtaaaacacaggAGCTGTCAGCAGCCATGTGTCCTGCCATGCGGAACCAGCTGGTCTGCAGTGAAAAGAATGAAGCCGACATGCAGAAAGCAGCAGAGGTGAGAAACAATGAGAAAGTCCTGGAAAATCTCAAAGTCCCTAGTTCCAGTTGTTCCTGATGTGCCATGTTCCTGCCCTTCCCATGGTTCAACTCTTCCTTGGATTCCATGAGCCAGTAAATTCTCatcacctccctcttgtgcctAAGCCAGTTAAAATTGGGGTTCTATCACTCGTAACCAAGAGGCCTAACTAAttataatctccaaaatgtatgtgcgtgtgtgtgttttaattgtggtaaaatacacgtaacatgAAATATACCATCatgatcatttttaagtgtacagttcagtagtgttaagtacattcacattgttgtacaaccaatctccagaactcttttcatcttgcaaaacaaaCTGTACCCATTGAACAACAGCTTCCcattgccccctcctccccacagcctcTTACAATCACCGTTCTACTTTCTATGGATTTGACtaggtacctcacataagtgtaaccatatggtattcgtctttttgtgactggcttatttcaattGGCGTAACATCCccaggattcatccatgttatagcacatgtcagaatttccttttttgaggctaaataatatttcattgtatgtatatatcccattttgtttatccatttatctgtcgctGGATacgtgggttgcttccaccttttggctattgcaaataatgctgctatgaacataggtgtacacATATGTCTTTGAGACCTTCAttgaattcttttgggtatataaccagaagtggaattgctggatcatatggtaatactgtttaattttttgaggaactaccacactgttttccacagcaactgcaccattttacatttctaccaacagtgcacaaggactccagtttttctacatcctgccaacacctgttattttccTAGTTTAGGGGTTTTTaaaatagtagccatcctaataggcataaggtggtatctcactgtggttttgatttgcatttctctaatgattagagatgttgagcatcttttcatgtgcttgttggccctttgtatatcttttttggagaaatgtctattcaagtccttcgcccattttttgatgggtttgtttttccaaaatgtatcttgaatgattatttttttctacctccACTTTCACCATCCAAGCCCCCCTGTTGTTTTTCGTGTGGACAACTGTAATACTTCATAACTGGATACCTTGATTccactcttctctctttccttttcattcattGCAATGTAGCAAGTGATTTTCTGTAAATATGGATTCTAACATGTCACCTGCTCAGAAGtctccaatggcatttttaaaaaaacttttattggagtatagttgatttacaatgttgtgttagtttccactgtacagcaaagtgaactcttttttagattctttcccatataggtcgttacagagtattgagtagcgttctctgctatacagtaggtccttattagttatctattttatatatagtggtgtgtatatgtcagtcccaatctcccaatttatccctccccgccccctcccctggtAACAAGTCCAATGGCATTTtattgctcttaaaaaaaaaaatccatggacttccctggtggtccattggttaagagtccacgcttccactgccgggggcgtgggttcaatccctggtctgggaagttctgcatgctgtgaggtgcggccaaaaaaaaattccatgagtCATGGTCTCTTATGATCTAGACTCTGCCAACTTCACTCTCCTTATCTCTTATCACATTTCCCATTGATCACATTTTCAGATACATTGACCTTTTAATTCCTGGAAAATGCCAATCTCTTTCCCTCCTTAAAGCCTTCACATAATATTCCCTCTACCTGAAACACTTTCCCCACTACTCTGCCCATTCATCTTTTAGgtcataatttaattttacttctcaagaaaaaaaaactaattattcacaaaataataaaaattcagttctacATAGAGGGTCTTCATTGACCTCCTTCACTGATCTAAATAAGGCCTCCCACTATAGTATCCTATCATAATACACTTCCCTAAGTTAACTTATCAATGtttgtaaatacatatttaattggattatttgttagACACCTCTCCAATACATTGTAATCTTTGAGAGGAGGAACAAGTCTACTTCTCTAGTACTATATCCCCAGATCAAACAGTATCTGACACAGAAGGTGctcaaatttgttgaatgaatgaataccacAGATacgaaaaatacttagaaatattaATATGTACAGCTTTAtactaataaattttaaattaagtgattttacaaaaaaaattactgaaattaattCAGGAGGAGATGGCAAATCCATATAAACCAGTAACTATGAAGTCATTGAAAAAGTTACGAGAGGTACATTTTTAAGGTAAAGACAAATTATCTTTATTTGCAGATAGCATGATTGTTTCGAGAATAAACTGTAAAACTATTAGATCTAACAAGATAATCTGGTAAAGTATCCTATTACatgataaatatacaaaaattattagCTTTCATATACATCATCAGTAAGcagtttaaaaatctaattttaaaaatgccttatcttggggcttccctggtggctcagtggttgagagtccacctgccaatgcaggggacacgggttcgtgccccggtctgggaagatcccacatgccgcggagcggctaggcccgtgagccatggccgctgagcctgcgcgtccggagcctgtgctctgcaacgggagaggccgcaacagtgagaggcccgcgtaccgccaaaaaaaaaaaaaaaaaaaaaaaagagaacaaaaagaatggataaacaacaaggtcctaaagcacagagaactatgctaaacatcctgtgataaaccataatggaaaagaatatgaaaaacaaggtatgtatatgtataactgaatcgctttgctgtacagcagaaattaacacattgtaaatcaaccttacttcaataaaaaaaaagttcagtcactagtaattaaagaaatgtaaactaCTAGACATAAATTGACAGATAAAAATGATACAGTAAGGGTGAAGGAAAATAGGCATTCCTTAGAAAGTGCTGTTGGAGTATAAATTGATATGATCTATAACTCTTCTGGAGATCAGTTTGGCAGTGGTATCAAAAACCTTAGAAGTATGTATGCCTTTTAATGTAAAATACCACTGGTGGAATCTACTCAAAGCATGTATAGAGATAAACAGAGATCTTGCAACAAGGCTGTTCATTACATCATTATTtatcatagccaaaaaaaaaaaaaaaaggaaatctaaatGTTCAACAGAGTTATCTAAAACTATGGTATTTTTGTAAAAAGAAGTACTAGTAAGTCATTTCACTAGAAATCACAgtgatttccctggcagtccaatggttaagacttcgccttccaatgctggggatgcgggttcaatccctggtcggggagctaagataccacatgcctcgtggccaaaaaaaacaaaacataaaaaacagaagcaatattataacaaattcaataaagactttaaaaaatgttccacatcaaataaaataaaaagtcacatAAATATATCTACTGATAAGCAAAGATTCATAGATATATTGTCTGAAAAAAGCAAGTTAACAAACCTGTCAAAAAAGTTTTGTCTGCATATGTATGTGGGTCTGGAAAGAGAGACAACAGAGCTTCGGTAGCAATTGTCTTTGGAGAGGAAAGCAgattaaattgtttttctattgAACATACATTACCTTtgttaataaggaaaaataaagagaaacatcatGTTTAAACACTAcagtaaaaatagtaaaaagtgGAAGCATAATACAGTTactgaaaattataattatgaaaacTTTGAGGAATGAGCCAAATGGAAAAGgagtaaaaatgttatttatgcttTGATTTTAactgttatatatgtatattgaaaaaacagaaggaaacataGGGACATAATTTATTAAGATGGTAGGATTGTAGGCAATTTTTCCCCTTggtaaattgtgaaatatttttttaaaataaaaatttgtagcaGATTTTGAACCCAGTTTATTCAAGCTTCACAATCATGAAAATGTAGAGACCAGTGGCAGTGCCAAGAGATGGATGGTAGGGGCGAGGGCTGAGCTTTAAGCCTTCAATAATCATCACCAGTTATCTCCTGTGAGGTTTCAACAAAGCAAACTTATACACCAAGAAACTCAGCTTCAAGAGAAGTTCCCTTATGCAGAGATTCTGGACCCCAGTAATGGAGACAGTCCCCACATTAACACCACAGACCCTGAGTCTATTTTCCTAtgttatgcattttctttttttattttcttaagatttttgtttggttgttttttgggggttttgtttgtttgttttagtttaaggttcacagcaaaattgatgGGAACAGAAATTTGCCATATACTCCCGGCCCCCACACAtgtatagcctcccccattatcagcatcccccaccagagtggtatatttgttacagctgaacctacattgacatgcCATTAgcaccaaagtccatagtttacattatggttcactcttggtggtgtacattccaTGGGTCTGTGTTATGCATTTGCAAAATCTACTTTAAATACATCGTCTAGGCTTGCTTTGACCCCTCTTATTCCTGGGTTTCAGAACCATGTGTGATCAGTACTGCATCTCCTTTGCTGATGTTGAGAAAGCACATATCAACATTCGAGATTTTATCCACCTCACACCAGTGCTAACAAGCTCCATCTTGAATCAAGTAGCAGGGCGCAATCTTTTCTTCAAATGtgaactcttccagaaaactggaTCTTTTAAGGTAACAATCTCTTTTGATAGTGTATCATGTTTCTTTTCAAGCCACTTTGATTCTCTTGACCACCCAGTGAGGTAGGTACAATTAATATCTTTTTACAGCTAAAGAAATTGTAGAAATTTTCCTTTGCTCAAGTCCTGGTTACTTAGCATCATGGCGTTGACAAGAGCCACTTTTACACAATCTCAAAATTCCGTATAATTAAGGTGATCACATATAATTTACTATCCAGACTAGGACATGTTTGAGAATGAAAAGGGGGAACTTCTAACGATTAAGCCGAGATCACAGTCATCAACCTGGACATGTGTGATCACCCTGTATATAGCCAAGTTTAAGCATTCACTTTGTCAACTTACTATTTGTTTATACCTTATTATGaatataaacaatctaaccctagcTCAACCCTCATATAACAGGACCTTTTTCTACAAAATATGTCAGTGCCTCTCCTATGCATACAGATAGATTTCTGTGCTGATTTGTTACCTGAATTCTCTGACTGTTAGTTGAACTTTAAGATCCATTCAGGTAAAAATCTGAAAAGCTGCATTTTGCACTGTGCCTAACAGGTATTGTTAGTACCCATTAAGTGGTAGCTTTAGGATTTCAGGAATTTACCTTTTTCCATACCCATTAACtgagaacttttattttaaacaaacaaaagcttcTCCATTCTCTTTTGCCCTTTGCTTCTGCCatggtttatttttcattcatcacGCATCAAGCACTTATTTTCACCAACTATACTAGGTATATGTACACTAGGCCTTGCCCTATATCCATACTTGCAGGGGAAGACAAAATAGGTTGATGACAAATGTCTTAAAAGAGTTACAAACAAGGGCCATGGAAACGAATGAAGTACCTAATTTTGCCTGGGAGAACAAGGAGGTTGAACCAGGTGTTGTTTGATCCAAGTTTTATAGGATGAGTACTTTTAGCCAGATCAGGGAGTGGGGGAAAAGAACTACAGGTAGAGGCATCAGCATGCCAAGAGGTACAGAGTTGTGAGCTAACCTGGTAGGATGGAAACTAGAGGCAATTTAGGATGGCTACAACGGTAGAGGTAGATATGTTTAGAAAGGCTGCAGCTTGTAAGGGATTTGTACTTCTCTTACAAAAATGGGCAATCAATGAAAAAGGTaacgtttgttttttaaaagctcacttTCCTAATCTAGTGGAACTATTAGATGAGAATAATCCTTGAGGCAGGATCAGCTGAGATTTGGTGATACCAAGTTGAGAAATGAGGCCTCACCAAGGTAGTGGCCAAGATGAACATGAGGTATTTAGGAGATAGACTCAATAAGATTTAGTCATGGAGTGGATGTGCAGTattggaagagaaaaatgtaaaaaagctccttggttttttgaaaagaatttttaatcaaatatattaattcaCCATTCCTCTTTTCCAGATTCGTGGTGCCCTTAATGCAATCAGAGGCTTGATTTCTGCCACTTCAGAAGAGAAGCCCAAAGCTGTTGTTACTCACAGCAGTGGAAACCATGGCCAGGCTCTCTCCTATGCTGCCAAATTGCAAGGTACTTGATTAATTTCCCAGGGTACTGGGTAGGCTCGTCAGAGGACTGGAAAAGCAGCCTTAACTTTCAGTGAGGTTGGTGATAGCTGAGGGAATAAATTTCCAAGTCCCTGATTACAAGCAAACTGAACATAAATTTCTATCCTAAATTCTGATTTGTACTAACCAAACATGCTTCTCCCTCCCAGGGATTCCTGCTTATATTGTAGTGCCCGAAACAGCTCCCAACTGTAAAAAATTGGCGATACAAGGCTATGGAGCCTCTATAGTATACAGTGAACAAAGCGACGAGGTAAGGAGAGAGCAATGTTCAGTACCACCTTAACAGCTTTCATAGTAAAATGAAACTTCTCTTCCTACCTTACTGGCTGCAGCTTCTGTCTCCTTTGTTGTTTCTCTAAGTGTTGGCACGCACGACCTTTTCTCTACCTACACTCACTCAGATGATCTCATTAGTCTCATAGTTTAAAATATCACCTACACTCTAACTCCAGCCCTGAACTTTGCTCTTAACCAGACTTGTACATTCCCACTTGGGTGCCTTAATAGGCCTCTCAACCTTACTGTCTAAAACCAAACTCCTCATCTTAATACTGTTCCACTTccagtcttccccatctcagtaaatggcaacttTAATCCTTCATTATCCTCAAAACATGGAGTTATCTTTGATAACtctgataccccacatccaaatcttagtcctttcaaaatatttccataatccaactttttttttaaattaatttatttttggctgagtcgggtctttgttgctgcgcgctggctctctctagttgcagtgagtgggggctactctgttgcggtgcgcgggcttctcattgcggtggcttctcttgttgcggagcgcgggctctaggcgcgtgggcttcagtagttgtggctcacaggctccagagagcaggctcagtagttgtggtgcactggcttagttgctctgcagcatgtgggatcttcccggaccagggctcgaacccgtgtcccctgcattggcaggtggattcttaaccactgcgccaccagaaaagcccAATCCAACTACTTCTAACAGCCTCTACCTTCACCATCCTGATTCAAACCAATGTCAGTCCTCACCTAGATTCAGTAGCCTCCTAATTGGTCCTCTGCTTCCACCCTTGCCCCACGAGTCTTGTCTCCAAAAGAGCAACCAGAGCTATCCATTTGGTAAGTCAGAATGTGTCTGTCAGCCTAAAATCCTCCAGTGGTTCCCCATCTCATACACAGTGGAAACCAAAGTTCTTGCAATCATCTATGGCCCAGATGAACTGGcccatttctatttttctgactTCATCTCCCACTATTACTCTCCTCCAAACACTCCACACAAACCACACTTAGTTTCTCAGAAAGCCAAGCACTCCTCTCTGTAGTCTTTGTACTTGCTGTTACTCTTTCCTTGGAATGTTCTGGAGGTACACAGGACTTGTTCAAATCTATTAAAATGTCACTTTACCAGTGGCCCTTCCCGAGCAccctatataaaataaattcatttttctctaaagCATTTAGACATaccatatatttacttatatccCACCCCTCCTCACCATATTAGAACATAACTCCACTGAGTGCAGGGACTGTTTTGTTCGGTTATATCCCCAGTGCcaaaacaaattgtgaaaaaagTAGATGGCAAATAAAGTGTTAAATGACTGAATCTAACTTGTTGGGAActctattaaatataaataaagtaagCTAAATTAATGTACTCTTTCAGTCCAGAGAAAATGTTACAAAAAGAATTGTGGAAGAAACAGAAGGCATCATGGTACATCCCAACCAGGAGCCTGCAGTGATAGCTGGGCAAGGGACAATTGCCATGGAAGTCCTAAACCAGGTAAAAGCTTAGTTAGTTCTTGTTTAGCCACTTACTGGTAATGCTGTTTGGCTGTAGAAccaattattttatatgtacatataaaactGGTTATTAATAGACCTATTtatactttatattcttttcattaaagGTTCCCTTGGTAGATGCACTGGTGGTACCTGTAGGAGGAGGAGGAATGGTTGCTGGAATAGCAATTACAGTTAAGGTAAGAAAACAGCTTCTGAAGGACTCCCTACTTCAGGCATAGAAGAGTTTATTTTACATCATAGTACATTGTGAATACTTGCTCAACATTCCCCCAAATTGCCATTCCTTCTCATCATCCCTTGGCACTTGAGATAGAAGGCCCTTCTCTTCACCActaccctttttcttttttttggccgcgcggcATGCGGAATCCTAGTTCCCAGtgactgaacctgtgccccctgaagtggaaacgcggagtcttaaccactggaccgccagggaagtccctcactacCCTTTTCTTAACGAAAACTTTACAGCACAAAAGCCATTACAATGAGTGGCACCCTCACAGTCCTCTGAGTTCCATCTCACCAACCTACTATCCAAGTCAGTGGCTACTCTTTTCCCAAGTTACCAGCAGAACCAGCTGTGATCTAGGCCACCGAGGCCAGAGTGGAAAACAATTTCAAGTGcttaaaggccctatttccatTACATCgattaaaagaaagcctcttggGCAGAAATATGTTAACTGTACCAATCATTTTACTGCAAGCATGCAGGCAAAATGCTGTGGCTAGTCGTAAGCTATCTAATATTCCTCTTCCTAGGCTCTGAGACCTAGTGTCAAGGTATATGCTGCTGAACCCTTGAATGCAAATGACTGCTACCAGTCCAAACTGAGAGGGGACCTGACCCCCAATCCCTATCCTCCAGAAACCATAGCAGATGGTGTCAGATCCAGCATTGGCTTAAACACCTGGCCTATTATAAGGGACCTCGTGGATGACGTCTTCACTGTCACAGAGGATGAAATTAAGGTGAGGCCCCAAGAGGAAAGGAGATAACAAAAGAATGGAGCAACTTCTTAGACAAAAAACCCTCCTGTTGTAAGTGGCAACTCACCCACTAGGGACTCAACTAGGTGATTTCATGACACGTAGGTGGGTGCCCTAGATGTATTAAGACCATAGAAGCAGAGTTGGAATGAAAAAAGCCCTGCCCTTCATTGGCAAGCACAAACATATAGCAATAGGAAAATTCAGACGAGGCATATTATATCCCCATCTGGCCTTTGACTATAAAGGCCAACCATGTAGGCTCTTTCCCCTTTTCCCATTTCACTAATTCTTACTCCTTTCTATACCAACAGTATGCAACCCAGCTGGTGTGGGAGAGGATGAAATTGCTTATTGAACCTACAGCTGGTGTTGGAGTGGCCGCTGTGCTGTCTCAGCATTTTCAAACAGTTTCCGCAGAAGTAAAGAACATTTGTATTGTGCTCAGTGGTGGAAATGTAGACTTAACTTCCCTAACTTGGGTGAAGCAGGCTGAATAAGCCAGCTCTTTagaaatctgtttctgtttaatatgtgcaaaaggaagaaaagggattCAGTGTCTAAACACTTGGAAATTTTGTCTCCTGGTCATTGTCAACTTCCTATCTTCCCCTCTTAAAGAGCTTTCAAAATCCTAATGGAGAATGTGTATTTCAGtaagttttaatagttttttggaCTAAGTTGCAGTAGAAAAATATCCATACTTAACTGAGATACCTTGTCAAGGCCAAGAAAAGTCTTCTGCTAAAAGGAGCAGCAGACCTTAAGTAGGCTTAAGTAGAAAACATAAACTGCCCAATCACAACCTACAGGCTCCCAACCCTAGAGTGCTAACTAGTAGCAATGAGACAGAATCCCACTGAATCCATTATTCCATGTCCATTTCAGGCACTGTTGAAGAAATCTCACTTTTCACCCAAGGTACTGGTTCTGGTACATATGGATCATAAGTCCATTTGGGGAAAACTCTTTTATagaggttcatcagtactgtgtCCTGAGATTTTAGCTTCCCATCAAAACTGCACTTCATGTGGCCGTGAGTACCTACAAAGAAAACAGCACGAGTTGGTCAAAttcaagaggaaattttaaagcaGTGGTCTAACCCAACAGTCATTTAGTAGCACTGGGGAAATCTAGACAAGATCCCAAATCCCACATTCTCTCACCTAAAGGCTCCTTGATGTGTCCCCTACGGCCCCACTTTGTTCTCAGTTCCACCGGTTTAAACCACAGCACATCCTCTTAGAATCAAACACACAGAAGACCAAGATGAAACatttatccataatatataaatccAACCTTCATCCCACAAAGGCAATTGGATCCCATCCGTCGCACCTACCTCTGTTGAAGAACATGTAACGCACCACTGCCATCTTAGTAAAAATTTTGAAAGGATGACCACTCAGAACAACTCTCTTGATGACCATTCTGTCTGGATCCACTGACAATAGATAGCCTGTGGCAATGAGGCTGTGCATTCCTAAGGGGCAAAAGCAGGGCAGCAGGAGTCCATAGGTCAAAGCCTTCATTTATTGTCCAGTCCATTTAAAGACCTATGCGAGATCTTAGGGAAACAAAATAGGGGTGTACTATGCTGCCCCTCCTGGGTTCATGGCAAAGATCACTAAGTGATATTCCTGCTGAGCCTATCCTCAGAACCTACCCTAAACACAGCCCTCTGAGCAGCCTCTACCAATTAGCTATGGTTTGcaagcaagataaaaccccattTGTCATCCTTGCTTCAGACCCAATATGAGGCTGAGATTGGGATATTTTGAAAATCATCATTACCTTTTTTGTGCCATTTGGCCCCCAAATTTAAATACAGAAAGCAGTTAATCTTACTAAGAACCCACAGGCCTATTCACCTCTGTGAACTCAACTTACCATTGCTGTTCTGTTTGAAAAGCAGCACAGATGCAGGAGGAAAAGTGATAGGGGCATATACTGTCACCACCAGAGCCGAGTCAGCAGTCAGGAATCTCTGAAATTTATGTTTATCCGCTGccataaaggttaaaaaaataaaaaccaaaaaatattttgagaaacaataGGTAATCCAGA from the Delphinus delphis chromosome 19, mDelDel1.2, whole genome shotgun sequence genome contains:
- the SRR gene encoding serine racemase isoform X1, with translation MKPTCRKQQRTMCDQYCISFADVEKAHINIRDFIHLTPVLTSSILNQVAGRNLFFKCELFQKTGSFKIRGALNAIRGLISATSEEKPKAVVTHSSGNHGQALSYAAKLQGIPAYIVVPETAPNCKKLAIQGYGASIVYSEQSDESRENVTKRIVEETEGIMVHPNQEPAVIAGQGTIAMEVLNQVPLVDALVVPVGGGGMVAGIAITVKALRPSVKVYAAEPLNANDCYQSKLRGDLTPNPYPPETIADGVRSSIGLNTWPIIRDLVDDVFTVTEDEIKYATQLVWERMKLLIEPTAGVGVAAVLSQHFQTVSAEVKNICIVLSGGNVDLTSLTWVKQAE
- the SRR gene encoding serine racemase isoform X2, which codes for MCDQYCISFADVEKAHINIRDFIHLTPVLTSSILNQVAGRNLFFKCELFQKTGSFKIRGALNAIRGLISATSEEKPKAVVTHSSGNHGQALSYAAKLQGIPAYIVVPETAPNCKKLAIQGYGASIVYSEQSDESRENVTKRIVEETEGIMVHPNQEPAVIAGQGTIAMEVLNQVPLVDALVVPVGGGGMVAGIAITVKALRPSVKVYAAEPLNANDCYQSKLRGDLTPNPYPPETIADGVRSSIGLNTWPIIRDLVDDVFTVTEDEIKYATQLVWERMKLLIEPTAGVGVAAVLSQHFQTVSAEVKNICIVLSGGNVDLTSLTWVKQAE